A stretch of DNA from Cucumis sativus cultivar 9930 unplaced genomic scaffold, Cucumber_9930_V3 scaffold90, whole genome shotgun sequence:
TTGAAGTGAATTCACCTTTCCTATATGATCTCAAAGCTTTAATGTAATAACCACTTTCTTTTCCAACAAGGGCTTTAAATCTCTTAAACATGCCAAATACTTCTGATTTCTCCTTGacaaaataaactcaaatttttCGGTTAAAAgcatcaataaataataagaaataattattcttaCCGAAAGAATTTGGTTTGATTGGTCCACAAAGACCAGTGTGAACTAACTTTAGTGGTCTCCTTGCTCTTTAAGATGATTCTTGTGGAAAACTCTTCCTTGATTGTTTGCCATAAAGACAACCTTCACAGAATTGATCTGGATGTTTGACATATGACAACCCTTTCACCTTGTCCTTCCTGACTAATAGTTTCAAGccatcaaagtttaaatgCCCAAATCTCAAGTGTCATCTCCAATTTGGATCTTTCAAACATGAGTTTAAACATTTAGCACCATCagtttgaatgtttaataaaaacattctATTTTTCGTCATTTGCACTTTTTAGCAATCATATTGTCATGATTATCTCTTATCAAAAGACTATAATCCttcatcaaaatattataaccTTTCTCTAAGAGTTGTCTCAAActcaaaatgttgttttttatattaggcacaaaataaacattaatgaTAAACTCATGCTTCTCATTCTTCAAATGGATCAAAATCTTACATTTtcctttaattgaattttttgtgGCATCACCAAATACAATATCACCACCAATAGGTTCATCAAGCTCCATGAACATCGATTTACTTCCACACATTTGATTGCTTGCACCAGTATCGAGATACCATGCATTGTTTTCACATGTTTTCACACATTTGCATGCTAGAAGCAATGATGAATCGcctctttcttcatctttcttaGCATAATTTGCATTTTCTTCAACCCTATTTCTACATTCTCAGGAAtaatggttttatttatgaCAATTATAACATTTAACCTATCTTTTGTCATACCGTCTGTCATTATTTGATCTTTCTCCATTTGATCTCGAATAATATTGTCTTCCACGATCTCTTGATGAACTTGAGCTTGAATTACTctcataaaattttctttgaccTTAGTTTCCTTGACCACGACCTCTGAAATCACCACGTCCATGATTGCCACCACGTCCTCGACCTCTATTGCCCTTTTTTAGCCTGTCTTGTCTTTTTATTGCATCTTTGACTGAAAAAGTTGTTCAATTGTATGCTTGTTCTTTTTAAgaagtttctttttataggCTTGTAAAGAACCCATAAGTTGATCAGTGGACATTGAACTCAAATCCTTTGACTTTTCAATAGCTACAacaatgaaattgaatttctCATTCAATGAGCAAAGTATCTTTTCTACTACTTGCTCATCACTTATTATCTCACCATAGgatcttttcatttcatttactACTGCTAGCAATTTTGAAGTATAATCTGAAACTGATTAAGACTCCTTCATAAGCAATGATTTATAATCAACTCTTAATTTTTGAATGCGAACCTTCTTGACTCGATCTACTTCTTTATACGTATTCTCCAAAATTTGCCATGCTTGATGTGTAGTAGTTGCTCcagaatttttttcaaaatttgaatcatcaATGTATGAATGAATGATGGTGAAAGccttttgatcttttttccttgtattttttaaagtttctCATTGAGCTTGGCTCAAAGTTGCATCACTTTCTGGCTCTTCATAACCATTATTAATAATGTCCCACACATTTTGTGAACCAAGTAGAGCTTTCATTCGAATACACCAACtgctataattttctttcgtAAGTCGAGGAACTTGGaatgaaactaaattattttttaattttccatttgtaaaaacaaatttttaaaactcaaaactcAAGCTCTAATACCACTTTGTTAGAAGCGAGTGATGATAAACAccccaaataaataatcaccAAATAGAATATTTGAGAGCGaggaaataaaacaaatttattggAAGACCCATAACTTTCTTGATGTGTATTCTACTTCACATTTGGATGATTTAGATTACAACATTTCACGAGCTTAACTCATACCACAAATTAAACacaatttaacattttaactcacctcttttaatttgttctaaAGCCTCATAAGTCAATTCTCACATATTGCATGTTTCATTTTGAACAGGAAAAACAATAAGCATCGACGGCTTTGGACATTTCGACAAACAAATCCAAGTGGGTTTGAGGTAAAGGCACATTTTCATCAGCCTTTTCAAACTCAACAGTCCATTCTGCAAAGCTTTCTCCTATTTCGTTTGATCTTCCATTAACAGCTTCAACCCTTGCTCTAAGCATTTTGTAATAGTTTAGCATATCTCCTTCAACAGCTTCATAGACTATGCATTTCTTAGCATCATCTGCAACTTTTATTAACCATTTTTCTGATACAACTTGATCTCCTGTTTAAccgttaaatttaaaaattaaaaaaccccttttgtatatatatatatatatatattatatacacacacaattaaaattagaatccAATAGGcttaaaattcaaagttttaagtTATTCTATACTAGAAatgcaaaatttaaacatttaggAAATACTAGATAGACACTTTTTACTAGAGTTTAGGAACTAAGGGAGAAGTAAACTTACCCTAATGTTAACAACCTTGTTTATTAACTGtttcgttttttgtttttaaaaaataggtcTACAAGTTTCACTTCTATTTATCGGTCTTCATGTTTTGTATCTACGTTGCAActttgaaacttaaaaaaaactagtttttgcTTTGAAAATTTAGCTAGATTTCAACTTTTATGCTTAAATGATGCATACTATTATAAggatataagaaaaaataactttagttttcaaataccaaaaataaaagacgGAATTGTTATTAAATGAAGAAGCCTTAGttcttagttttttgttttctaaaattgagcTTCTAAATactactttatattttgtttaccCATTCTacaaatgttttcaaaatccaaaccaATTTAGGTATGAAAACTAAAGATTAATAgaggtttttattttcaaatttttgtttacaaatttttgGTTTTAGAAAAGCAAAAATGTTTCTTGtccactttaattttttaattttttatattttaagaacATTTTGATAGGAATTATAAAAGAATTGTTTccaaaatctttaattttaattttaagacatgcaatggttttaaaaaatattgtaatgtGCAACAATCTTTTTGTTTAGTGGGTTAAGAGGTTTGagtaacattttcaaatatagcaattaaaattcaaagtcgtgataaatttagaaatagatataaaagtttaaattcaaatcttaacTCTATTAACGATATACTATATCGTTGATTAAGAAGGGTCAAGATCAAGGATAGTGTCTAATTGCATGAATAATTCTTTTTCGAATGGTACTccaaaatattgttgtttcaCATTTTATTTCCACCTAATGTTGACAATGATATCATAAGAtcttctaaaaagaaaattttacaaatagaaaacaaattatcaaACTATTCacataattaacaaaaagaaaaaaaaaattgataaacaatACTTCTACaggtttctatttctttctatttttgataGTTATAGATAGAATTCTATTAAGATAGTTATAGATTGTAAGAgaatggtttaaaattttgttatagcttaCAAATCAAAAGTTAGAAAATGAGAAGTAATTAAGCacaacataattaataatgagaagaaagaaaaaggttgaaaaatgtgaaataaaagagaagaagtataatttaaagagaaaatgtaTATATGAAATGTCTCACCAAGATGGTACTGAAAATGTACAACACTTCCAGAAGAGAAAGTTCGTCCCTCTACAACCTCGATGGTTTTGTAAACATCAGGAAACATTTTCACCAAATCCCCCAAATCGTTCCTTAAGAACCCATAGAACTTCTCAGCTGAAGAATGTTTTAACTTAAACTTTTTCTCAATGCTATCACTTTCCATCATTTTCGTCTTTTCATTTCCTTGCAACTATGATTTTATAGTGATTTTGCATTCAATATTttgcctcttttttttcaaacatcaCTCAACATAATATCATATGATTTTTGGctcactttttcttcttctatttatttattattactattatattGGTGCATTATTGTGGCTTTTCATCATGACCACATTCCCCcagtaattaatttaattgtattttaatttcactCTTTGTATAGATTTTATTcccaatttaatttaattacttagATGGTTTGACTTTGgagtaaaatttggaatatgtccgaaatttgatttgatgtttTATTCCCAATTTAATTTGACTTGTGGATAAACTTTGGTTGGTTTGAATTTGtagtaaaatttggaatatgaCACCCAATGTTAATTTGAGATCAATTTGAGGTTCTTATCTACATTTACTTTGACCTAAGGATAAACTTAGAGATGATTTGAATTTGGGATAAGTTTGACATTTTGCTCACAGTTTAATTAGGATAatagattaaattttataattttaatttgggatAAAATTTTAcctacataaaaaaaattaattcaaaataaaatataaaatttgattaggATAATAGACTAAATTTGATCACGAGACACATCAAGACATTTCAGTTAGGGGTTGAAACTTCTATAGCACCTTCACCATATCTCAAAACCAAAAGGTGATAATGTATGCAGTAAAGAAAGTAATACAATGCAAGTTAGAGTTTTTAGGATAGTTGGAAAAGGGAAAGATGAATCATAGAAAAGGTATCGTTAATAGAGATGGAGGTTGCAATGccataattacaaaatagagAACTTTTAGAGCACCATAAAGCTGCTAAATTGGGGTATATTCTCCCAGAGACGATGCCCAGTTGTGCTGCCTCCATTTTCGAATGTTGGATTCATTTTGCTCCAACCAAAGACACCCTAGAGTTGATACCAATTAGTATTGATTGTTCTAGATATGGTCTTTCATGTGAAAATTAAAGGGTGGTGAGAACAGTAAACAGAAGCTACCTCGATATATGCATCAAACAAGGCCAAATTCATGTGAAAATTCTAACTTTCTCTTAATTACAGAGAGtaactttattattgtttttaaggtcatgtgattttgtttcttatataataaaatataaaatttaggaCATGTTTGGTAGAAAatctgaaaacaaaaatttgaacacAAGGGATTAAAGGAAGAGAGttatatttcatgtttgatATCAAATTcagaaattgaattataatttagaactCATCTGAATTGactaaaaaatatgtttaaaaaagatcatcgttatttaaactctttcaataaaaaacaacgtttaaaatacactttaGATGTAAAGACCCAACATCTCTAAGAGAATAAACACCTGAAAAAAGATAGTGGCTTTTGCTAGATGCATGTTATCGACCCTGCAAACACACAACCAATTTCACTAACTCATTAGTGGGCTCAATTCCATGTCCTTTTGTCTATTTAAAGGTCCAATTTTCAAAGCCCATTGTAAACTCACCAAAGTTCAACACCTCACATTTCATTAACTCTTAGTGGTCCTTGTGTCATCACAACGAACTTCCACTAAGGCCATTAATGAGTTAgtgaaattatacaaaattgaaCTTTCTCTTAGTAGGCTTGGTGCCATCACCATGAGCATGTACATAGCTCACTAAGAGTTGgaggaaaaattcaaaaatttccACTAACTTTAGttaaaaggtaaaattgttatttgaccATTCATGTCAAAGtcaaacttttactttttcaagccaaaaaacaaaactttgacTTTTGCTATTCGGGAAActtaatggacctatagatcatgggcttcaatgatatgagattaaCTGGCTAAATCATTCTAGATCAAGCTAATCAACATCCGTTAACTAGTGTGTCATTCTACTAATGTAAAACCCCAAATCTTTAGGAACCCTTAAGAGTTACAAGGACTTTgtaaaggaaagagaaaaggagtTAGTAAGTTTTTGAAAGGAAAATCTTTGAAAAGATAAGTTAAAGGATAAGTGACATGGCTTGTGCGACATTAAAACTAAGGTGAAGTTTTTGGTTGAGTATTAAGGTTTGAATGTTAATTGTATTAAGTAAAAGAAGGAGAACTACATCAAATTTAGCTAAATGTTGTTAGGCATGAAAGGAAGCAAGCTAAGGGCCAAAATATGTCAAGAAAACTTCTAAAGGAGGTTGTTGGGTGACCAAGATGGGCTtaaataacctctaaatgaAGGTTTGGACGGCTATGGTTAAATGCAAGTATGGTCGAGAATTTCCTAAGTACAAGGAAGGGTATGTTGGTAGccaactaagaaaaaaaataacctttAAAGGGTTGTTGTAGGCGGCCAAAGTTGATGTGAGAACCTCTAAGACATTGGGCGATAAGGGTGCTAGGCAAGGAGGCTTGATGTTCACTATGCAAGGAGGTTGGTCATGTGCTAGGAGAGATGATGATCTAAGAGGTTAGTAGGTGAAGTGACTAGAGGACCAAGAGGCTAGGTAATGCACCCAAAGAGGGTTGTGGCCATGGTCATGAAGAGGTTAGCATGACATTTTGTTTAAAGTTTAGACGAGGAAAAAAGGGAAGTGGTCAACCAATTAAAGCAAGTCAGTTGAATGTTTTCCAAGTGTCTTTCAACGTGCTGCATGCATTTTATGACAAGCAAGATGTGGTTTGAGCAAGTAGGAGGTGGCTTAAGCTAAGCTGGAGGTGTCCACAAGTTGGCATGCAGAGTTTTCTATAAAAGGGTCACTTTAGACAACAAAGGAAAATAAACCACTCATGcatttcaattcaaactaCAGTTAAACATTTGGTTTATGAGTTTAAATTACTAAGGAGGGATGTTGGATGGAAAGAAGGCAATCAGTGCTAAGTTTGACTAAAAGAAAGGCGAGAAGGTCATTTTTGTAGAAATTCTAAATAGTCTTCACTTCTAGAAAGCTACAAAACGCAATATTTTGAATCGtaagataaaattttgtggtatgaaagttaagaaaaatataagaaagttTGTAGAAGGAATGTTTCTAATTTGAGGCTTGGATCAAAAGTTATAAGCATTGAAAGTGGATTGATGAATTTTGGCAATTTCACATTTTCTGGGCAACCGTTGAGCGGTCGGACAACTAGACGTGGAAAGGCTAGACGTGCGCATGCAAGGAAAATATGAAGGCTCAGTTGTTTTGAGGTAAGTGGCACGACCATGGCACAATCGAGCGACAAGGACATGCTCTGGCTCCACGTAGGATGTCCATAGAGTGAGGCGGCATTGGAGATGCCACTCCTTGTCCCTGTCCCCGCCCTCTATCCCATTCGAGtatttgaaattctttatttaagatctttttttcatttaaataaaataaaattgttatttatttgagtAGTAATGACATCAACATAGTATAAGAAGTTGGGTTGTTACACTCTTGACCGAGGAAGTTAGGCTGGAGCTAGTTGACTCTAACTGTGAGTGGTTCTTTTTACAAatacttacaaaaaaaaaaaattaagatgtaTTTGAATCCTTAAATAGATTTCCATTGAAAGTATGTTGTGAATTAccttttgctttcaaattcttaaagTGTGTGTGACATATGAATGAATCGAAGGACTAGAATGAGACAATAAACTATTCAAGTAGTATAGTGTTTGAACTTCCAACGGAAGAAAATCTTTCTAAAACTATTCTTTTAAACCTCATATGACAAATCATAATTTAAAcatgtgatatatattatttagaatGTTGGTATTAGTTGAAAAATGCTTGTGACATGTTAAAGGCTGAAATAAGAATATCCTTATACCATTGTGCGATAGAATGCCGTATTCATGTTGTCTAATCTTGAATAGGATGCTTCAtacttgttgtgtgatctggTATGAGATGTCTTTTACTTGCTACGTAATCTGGCATTGGAAGACGCGTTAGAAGTAAGAAAAATGGATGATAATTGCTAGTAGGGGTGTACAAATATGTGTTGAACCCGAATAACCTGGactacccaacccatattataagggttaggttgggttaggttaaaatatgggttgagttcggttaaaaaattttgatttttttgggttggattgggtCTTGGGTTGgagggttgaaaaattcgGTTCAACCAAACCTAAcccgaattaatataatatgtatatatatatatatatatataaataaatattattttaataaaaaacaaattaaaggtatataaatcttgaatttaTTGTAGGAATCtttgatttatatatgtttgaaatttaaatgtaacaatttcaaacttctataaccattagaaactagaaaacgggaaaaacaatttaaaaaaaatgatatatacaacccgacaacccaacccaaccaaacccatattttacggcttgggttgggttgggttagaaactaaattctGGTTATTCGGGTTGCCAACCCAAATAACccgaaaatatgggttgggttgagaatgtctcaCAACCCAACCCGATTTCACCCCTAATTGCTAGTGCGTTGAAATTTCTCTGGATGGCCGTAACTTGACAAAGGAGTATCGTAAACGCTTGAGCCAAGGTAATTCTAAACAAAGGGGTTGGTTCAAGCAGTGATGCTTTgatttaaatagttattttttaaacatgaCTGTTTTTCTTACctctattttcttattttagaaaaaacatgCAAATAGTTTACCATTCGAATGTAATATGAAATGTCTAACATTCAGAAATGCTCAACTAaccattatttaaaatgaagcATAAACAATGCTAATACTATTTCCTTCGTAACTTTGTAAATAGGATCAAATATTActttcaatataataaaataattcttcCAAAATGtatatagagaaatttcattCACATGCATTGCACTGATCTTTTACCTAATTATAATATACTTTCCCTTTACTTACCATTTAATCTCTACCTTTCCTTCATCTAAAGCCTTTTCCAACAGTCACTCTTAAATTCtactttgatattttttaggCCAAAGTTCAAGTATGTATTAAACATCAagtgtgtttatatatatttatttaaggGAGATTTGGAAATATGTCTAAGTTTATTACATTAAGTAATGATTAAAGTCTGGATTAGATTAAAAAAGCAACATTGTTGTTGCAGaaaatgaaggtaaatttGAGACTAAacttgagagagagagagagttgtgattattaattagttgCCATATTTTTGAAGTGGAACTCCACAGAGAAATTGCTGCAAAGAGGACAAAATGGAGAGGGTGTTTGTgagattataataaataattaagtttaaagaATGACATCActtaaaagtaacaaatagGGATTCGTATTATTCATCACCACCTTCATGCACTTTAAAGTGTACTGCACATCACTTGTTGATATCTGATGATGAACAACAATTCTAATCCtgcaaaataatataacttttatttttaaaaaatatacctaaataattatttatgcaCATAAGTTAAACATATTATCTTATGGGTAATCGAATTTTTGACTTCAAAGTTgataatacatattttgtaATAGTGGTATCTTGTTTGTGGTTGAAGGTGCTTtggtttgaaattaataatgataaaaaaaagataaaactactttttggttcctaatttttttttaaaaaaatagatacaTTTGGTtcctaatattttaaattagcaATTTTAGTCCCTAATTCTCTCggtaataaaacaattaaatttagctGACTATAGAGGTTGGCATGGCCTAATGAGTTGGATAaattatatacacatatatatatattcctctcctctcttcttttccatctctccctctcttcttTCCTCTCCCATCATTCAAGCACTTGTCGCACTAGAAACTCTATTATCACTACcaatttcaaatcttgaagCATCTCGATTCAATTTTTTGTCATCAAAATCTTCAAATGGTCACCCTTATGCACTGATAGTCTCTTCTAGGCCTCAAGGGGTACCCATGTTTTAAAGGGAGTGAGGAGATAGACAAATGTGGATTTGTTGATATCTTTATACTAGCATCACCATCGTCCATATGGTCAGACGGGTGTGGTGTGTGAAACAATAATGATCAAGTTTATACAATAGATTGTTGATGTTGTGTTCGCAAGTAGGATATGCTGACAAGGACATACACCCAAAAAAAGGTGACACTGGACGCGATGTCCAACAATCAAGAAGAATGGGGAGGTAACGATTTTGGCTCTTGCCACACAAAACGAGGTGAGGTAATGACGAAGGTTTTGATAAGAACTTAGTGGTGATGTTGCAAGGACAAATGACCGCCACGAACAATCTATTGCAATTCATGGCGTTAACGAAAGTTAATGCGGCCGCAAGAGGATCAGGTCATGTGgtaaaacaaataaaggaTATTGGATGCGTGGGATTCAGTGGCCCTCACACCACAGATTCATGCCCACAAAACACTAAAACTTCCGCATTCATCAGGCATGACCCATACTCCAACAATTACAATCTTGGTTGAAGGAATCACCCTAACTTCAGATGGAGAGGATCGAGTTCGCAGAAATAAGGACGACAGGGTGGCCATGGTGGAGAAGGTGAAGCATCTGGCTATCACCAAGGACACCATAACAATAGGTCACACAACCATCCACCTCCACAGAACCAAGCACACACTACCTCTTTATCATCACCATCAATGAAAAACCTCATTTGAGAGTAGATGTAGAAGGAATGATACTTTTTTACAAAGCTAAGTCATTATCATCTGCAATTTGGAGGTCCAAAATGGGGCAGATTGTCAATGATATTTCTGGAAGGCTGAGGGGATCCCTCCCCAGTAGTACTAAAATGCCAAACCAAATGGAGGATCACGAGAGGATTAGTGACAATTTGTGACACTAAGAAGAGGAAGGAACTTAACCATTCGTGAACCAAACCAAATACGTCATAAAGAAAATACCATTAGAGTGTTTCTCGCTACTGGTGCAATTA
This window harbors:
- the LOC116406342 gene encoding kirola-like, which encodes MMESDSIEKKFKLKHSSAEKFYGFLRNDLGDLVKMFPDVYKTIEVVEGRTFSSGSVVHFQYHLGDQVVSEKWLIKVADDAKKCIVYEAVEGDMLNYYKMLRARVEAVNGRSNEIGESFAEWTVEFEKADENVPLPQTHLDLFVEMSKAVDAYCFSCSK